From Streptomyces sp. HUAS MG91, the proteins below share one genomic window:
- a CDS encoding helicase-associated domain-containing protein — protein MSPNEQTPAAPRSLAEALRGRDDPSLARLLRARPDLLSPVPGDLTQLATRAGTRASVVRALDRLDRFTQQVAQALAVAPEPATYEALAALLPGPDTEETLPRAVATLREQALIWGGDDQLRLVRTARELLVPTPQHPSPTGLGPTVADATAGMSPGRVQEIVAAAGLPSTHDPVSALAALTALFTDPERMSALLDDAPAEAIDVLNRLVWGPPYGQVTARPAAHLRWLLDRALLVPTTPGTVVLPREAALHLRGGRAHRTLEPLPPEVAARAEHRPQVVDATAAAQAYTALDTVEELLKDWDEGGPAVLRAGGLSVRDLKRTAAALDTDEQTAAFWVELAYAAGLLASDGEADERYAATPAYDEWLERPPVQRWTRLATAWLAATRTSGLVGGRDGKDRTLSALGPHLDRSAAPEVRRHVLGLLAALPEGAEPDPESVTARLTWERPSPATLDLRTRLARWTLAEAELLGFTGRGALSAHGRALLSAHAEAPDASAESAVAVASAEKLLGPLLPDPLDHVLLQADLTAVAPGPLERPLGEALAVLADVESKGGATVYRFTPGSVRRALDAGRTASDLHAFLAAHSRTPVPQPLAYLIDDVARRHGHLRIGAASAYVRCDDDTVLGEILADKRAAGLRLRRLAPTVLAAQADPGTLLEGLRSMGFAPAAETAEGDVLITRAHAHRTPPRTAPEPVPDGPPLPDVTLLGAAIRAIRAGDTAATTPRKQAQAANGELPRTSAADTLATMQAAVLTGDTLWIGYVNAEGSASQRVIAPIRVEGGFVTAYDHTADEVRTYPLHRVTGVAELEPDAG, from the coding sequence ATGAGCCCCAACGAGCAGACACCGGCGGCACCCCGCTCCCTGGCGGAGGCCCTGCGCGGCAGGGACGACCCGTCCCTGGCCCGCCTCCTGCGCGCCCGCCCCGACCTGCTCAGCCCGGTGCCGGGCGACCTCACCCAGCTCGCCACCCGGGCCGGCACCCGCGCCTCGGTGGTCCGCGCCCTGGACCGCCTGGACCGCTTCACCCAGCAGGTGGCGCAGGCCCTCGCGGTGGCCCCGGAACCGGCGACGTACGAGGCGCTGGCGGCGCTGCTGCCGGGACCGGACACCGAGGAGACGCTGCCGCGCGCCGTGGCCACCCTGCGCGAGCAGGCACTCATCTGGGGCGGCGACGACCAGCTGCGGCTGGTGCGCACCGCCCGCGAACTGCTCGTACCGACCCCGCAGCACCCCTCGCCGACCGGGCTCGGGCCGACCGTCGCCGACGCCACCGCCGGGATGTCGCCGGGCCGCGTCCAGGAGATCGTGGCGGCGGCCGGACTGCCGAGCACCCACGACCCGGTGTCGGCGCTCGCCGCGCTCACCGCCCTGTTCACCGACCCCGAGCGGATGTCGGCGCTGCTCGACGACGCGCCCGCCGAGGCCATCGACGTACTGAACCGGCTGGTGTGGGGACCCCCGTACGGGCAGGTGACCGCCCGGCCCGCCGCCCATCTGCGCTGGCTGCTCGACCGGGCGCTGCTGGTGCCGACGACACCCGGCACCGTCGTGCTGCCCCGGGAGGCGGCGCTGCACCTGCGCGGCGGGCGGGCGCACCGCACCCTGGAGCCGCTGCCGCCCGAGGTCGCGGCGCGCGCCGAGCACCGTCCACAGGTTGTGGACGCGACGGCGGCGGCGCAGGCGTACACCGCGCTGGACACCGTCGAGGAGCTGCTGAAGGACTGGGACGAGGGCGGCCCGGCCGTACTGCGCGCGGGCGGCCTGAGCGTGCGCGACCTCAAGCGCACCGCCGCCGCCCTCGACACCGACGAGCAGACGGCCGCCTTCTGGGTCGAACTCGCCTACGCCGCCGGGCTGCTGGCCTCGGACGGCGAGGCCGACGAGCGGTACGCGGCGACCCCCGCCTACGACGAGTGGCTGGAGCGGCCCCCGGTCCAGCGGTGGACGCGGCTCGCCACCGCCTGGCTCGCGGCGACCCGCACCTCCGGGCTGGTGGGCGGCCGCGACGGCAAGGACCGGACGCTGTCCGCGCTCGGCCCGCACCTGGACCGGTCCGCCGCGCCCGAGGTGCGCCGCCACGTCCTCGGACTGCTCGCCGCGCTGCCGGAGGGCGCCGAACCGGACCCGGAGTCGGTGACCGCCCGGCTGACCTGGGAGCGCCCGTCCCCGGCGACGCTCGACCTGCGCACACGGCTGGCTCGCTGGACGCTCGCGGAGGCCGAACTGCTCGGGTTCACCGGGCGCGGGGCGCTGTCCGCGCACGGCCGGGCGCTGCTGTCCGCCCACGCGGAGGCGCCGGACGCCTCGGCGGAGTCGGCCGTGGCCGTCGCCAGCGCCGAGAAGCTCCTCGGGCCGCTGCTGCCCGACCCGCTGGACCACGTGCTGCTCCAGGCCGACCTGACGGCGGTCGCCCCCGGCCCGCTGGAGCGGCCGCTCGGCGAGGCGCTGGCCGTGCTGGCCGACGTGGAGTCCAAGGGCGGCGCGACCGTCTACCGGTTCACGCCCGGCTCGGTGCGCCGCGCGCTCGACGCGGGCCGCACCGCCTCCGACCTGCACGCGTTCCTGGCCGCCCACTCCCGTACGCCGGTTCCGCAGCCCCTCGCCTACCTGATCGACGACGTGGCCCGGCGGCACGGGCACCTGCGCATCGGGGCGGCCTCCGCCTACGTGCGCTGCGACGACGACACCGTGCTCGGCGAGATCCTCGCCGACAAGCGGGCCGCCGGGCTGCGCCTGCGCCGCCTCGCGCCCACGGTCCTCGCCGCCCAGGCCGATCCCGGCACGCTCCTCGAAGGGCTGCGCTCGATGGGGTTCGCGCCGGCCGCCGAGACCGCCGAGGGCGATGTCCTGATCACCCGGGCGCACGCCCACCGGACGCCGCCGCGCACGGCCCCCGAACCGGTTCCCGACGGGCCTCCGCTGCCGGACGTCACGCTGCTCGGCGCCGCGATCCGCGCCATCCGCGCGGGGGACACCGCCGCGACGACCCCGCGCAAGCAGGCGCAGGCCGCCAACGGCGAACTCCCGCGCACCAGCGCCGCCGACACCCTCGCCACGATGCAGGCGGCGGTGCTGACGGGGGACACGCTGTGGATCGGGTACGTCAACGCCGAGGGCTCCGCCAGTCAGCGGGTCATCGCGCCGATCCGGGTCGAGGGCGGGTTCGTGACGGCGTACGACCACACGGCGGACGAGGTCCGCACCTATCCGCTCCACCGGGTCACGGGGGTGGCGGAGCTGGAGCCCGACGCGGGGTGA
- a CDS encoding DNA repair helicase XPB — protein sequence MNGPLIVQSDKTLLLEVDHEQADDCRRAIAPFAELERAPEHIHTYRLTPLGLWNARAAGHDAEQVVDALVQYSRYPVPHALLVDIAETMDRYGRLTLSKHPAHGLVLTSTDRPVLEEILRSKRIQPLVGARIDPDTVAVHPSERGQIKQTLLKLGWPAEDLAGYVDGEAHPIELDQDGWSLRPYQKQAVEGFWHGGSGVVVLPCGAGKTLVGAGAMAEAKATTLILVTNTVSARQWKHELVKRTSLTEDEIGEYSGTKKEIRPVTIATYQVLTTKRKGVYPHLELFDSRDWGLVIYDEVHLLPAPVFKFTADLQARRRLGLTATLVREDGRESDVFSLIGPKRFDAPWKEIEAQGYIAPADCVEVRVNLTDSERLAYATAEAEEKYRFCATTATKRKVTEALVKKHAGEQTLVIGQYIDQLDELGAHLDAPVIKGETTNAVREKLFDAFREGEISVLVVSKVANFSIDLPEATVAIQVSGTFGSRQEEAQRLGRVLRPKADGHEARFYSVVARDTIDQDFAAHRQRFLAEQGYAYRIVDADELLAES from the coding sequence GTGAACGGTCCACTCATTGTCCAGTCGGACAAGACCCTGCTCCTGGAGGTCGACCACGAGCAGGCCGACGACTGCCGGCGGGCGATCGCTCCGTTCGCCGAGCTGGAGCGGGCGCCGGAGCACATCCACACGTACCGGCTGACGCCCCTCGGCCTGTGGAACGCGCGGGCCGCCGGCCACGACGCCGAGCAGGTCGTCGACGCCTTGGTCCAGTACAGCCGGTACCCGGTACCGCACGCGCTGCTCGTCGACATCGCCGAGACCATGGACCGTTACGGCCGCCTCACGCTCAGCAAGCACCCCGCGCACGGCCTCGTCCTGACCAGCACCGACCGCCCGGTCCTCGAGGAGATCCTGCGCTCGAAGCGGATCCAGCCGCTGGTCGGCGCCCGGATCGACCCCGACACCGTGGCCGTGCATCCCTCCGAGCGCGGCCAGATCAAGCAGACGCTGCTGAAGCTGGGCTGGCCGGCCGAGGACCTCGCCGGGTACGTGGACGGCGAGGCGCACCCGATCGAGCTCGACCAGGACGGCTGGTCGCTGCGCCCGTACCAGAAGCAGGCCGTCGAGGGCTTCTGGCACGGCGGCTCCGGTGTCGTCGTGCTGCCGTGCGGCGCGGGCAAGACGCTGGTCGGGGCGGGTGCGATGGCGGAGGCGAAGGCGACGACGCTGATCCTCGTCACGAACACCGTCTCGGCCCGCCAGTGGAAGCACGAGCTGGTGAAGCGGACCTCGCTGACCGAGGACGAGATCGGCGAGTACAGCGGTACGAAGAAGGAGATCCGGCCCGTCACCATCGCCACGTACCAGGTGCTGACGACGAAGCGGAAGGGTGTGTACCCGCACCTGGAGCTGTTCGACTCCCGCGACTGGGGGCTCGTGATCTACGACGAGGTGCACCTGCTGCCCGCGCCGGTCTTCAAGTTCACCGCCGACCTCCAGGCGCGGCGCCGGCTCGGCCTGACCGCGACCCTCGTACGGGAGGACGGCCGCGAGTCGGACGTGTTCTCGCTGATCGGGCCCAAGCGGTTCGACGCGCCGTGGAAGGAGATCGAGGCGCAGGGGTACATCGCGCCCGCCGACTGCGTCGAGGTCCGCGTCAACCTCACCGACTCCGAGCGGCTCGCGTACGCCACCGCCGAGGCCGAGGAGAAGTACCGGTTCTGCGCGACGACGGCCACCAAGCGCAAGGTGACCGAGGCGCTGGTCAAGAAGCACGCGGGCGAGCAGACCCTCGTCATCGGCCAGTACATCGACCAGCTCGACGAACTCGGCGCCCACCTCGACGCCCCCGTCATCAAGGGCGAGACGACGAACGCCGTGCGCGAGAAGCTGTTCGACGCGTTCCGCGAGGGCGAGATCAGCGTCCTGGTGGTGTCCAAGGTCGCGAACTTCTCCATCGACCTGCCGGAGGCGACCGTCGCCATCCAGGTGTCGGGCACGTTCGGCTCGCGTCAGGAGGAGGCGCAGCGCCTCGGCCGGGTCCTGCGGCCGAAGGCGGACGGGCACGAGGCCCGGTTCTACTCGGTCGTCGCCCGCGACACCATCGACCAGGACTTCGCCGCGCACCGGCAGCGGTTCCTGGCCGAGCAGGGTTACGCGTACCGGATCGTCGACGCCGACGAACTCCTCGCCGAGAGCTGA
- a CDS encoding glycosyltransferase 87 family protein, with product MSDVQVYRAEGTAAATGGRHLYDFTVTQWQLPATYPPFAALLFIPTTSLPLPALKATFLLANITLTAALVHLSWHRLAGLPARATTLCTATALALWLEPVFQTAVFGQINLALACLILWDLTRRDTAPAKGLALGVAAGIKLTPAVFIAYLYLTGRRREAARATAGFLGTAAFGALVLPYASGQFWTRTLYETGRVGKAWIVDNQSLQGLVARALHTTGPGLLWALPAALVAVAGLYAATRLPAPQGIVVTAVTALLVSPISWSHHWVWCVPLLALLWARGQRRTAVAVAVVFTARTMWLLPHQGDLDLALPWWQQPLAAPYPLLGLALIAAWGQLSARSSSASTIRYA from the coding sequence ATGTCCGACGTCCAGGTCTACCGCGCAGAAGGCACCGCCGCCGCGACCGGCGGCCGCCACCTCTACGACTTCACCGTCACGCAGTGGCAACTCCCCGCGACCTACCCCCCGTTCGCCGCGCTGCTCTTCATCCCCACCACCTCGCTCCCCCTCCCCGCCCTGAAGGCCACCTTCCTCCTGGCCAACATCACCCTCACCGCGGCCCTGGTCCACCTCTCCTGGCACCGCCTGGCCGGCCTCCCCGCCCGCGCCACCACCCTCTGCACGGCAACGGCCCTCGCCCTCTGGCTCGAACCCGTCTTCCAGACCGCCGTGTTCGGCCAGATCAACCTCGCCCTGGCCTGCCTGATCCTCTGGGACCTGACCCGGAGGGATACCGCCCCGGCGAAGGGCCTCGCGCTCGGCGTCGCGGCCGGGATCAAACTGACCCCGGCCGTCTTCATCGCGTACCTGTACCTGACGGGAAGGCGCCGCGAGGCCGCCCGCGCGACCGCCGGATTCCTCGGCACCGCGGCCTTCGGCGCGCTCGTACTCCCGTACGCCAGCGGCCAGTTCTGGACCAGAACGCTCTACGAGACCGGGCGCGTCGGCAAGGCGTGGATCGTGGACAACCAGTCGCTCCAGGGCCTCGTCGCCCGCGCCCTGCACACCACCGGACCGGGCCTGCTCTGGGCGCTCCCGGCGGCCCTGGTGGCGGTCGCCGGACTGTACGCGGCGACCCGCCTGCCCGCCCCGCAGGGCATCGTCGTCACGGCCGTCACCGCGCTGCTCGTCTCCCCGATCAGCTGGTCGCACCACTGGGTGTGGTGCGTGCCGCTGCTCGCGCTGCTGTGGGCGCGCGGACAACGCCGTACGGCCGTCGCGGTGGCGGTCGTCTTCACCGCCCGCACGATGTGGCTGCTGCCGCACCAGGGCGACCTGGACCTGGCGCTCCCGTGGTGGCAGCAGCCGCTCGCGGCGCCCTACCCGCTGCTCGGCCTGGCCCTGATCGCGGCGTGGGGTCAGCTCTCGGCGAGGAGTTCGTCGGCGTCGACGATCCGGTACGCGTAA